Genomic window (Pseudoliparis swirei isolate HS2019 ecotype Mariana Trench chromosome 23, NWPU_hadal_v1, whole genome shotgun sequence):
GGAGCTGTGGTCGTAGCGGCAGCTTGACAATAAATGCCGATTGTTTACGCTGATTCCAGAGTTCACCCGAACCCCATGGCCGACAGTGTATCACTCCGCACAACACACAGGATATGCATACAGATTCATTAGATGGCCCAACTGCCGTCAAAACGACGCATTTGTATGTCACTAGACATTACACATAATTGTATTTGGGAAGTAAGCTGTTTTTAGTTATTTTCCAGTGTGAACATTCAACACGGACTAGTTTCCGTAAGAGGTTTTCTCCATTTTGCTTCGAATACAGGAGGGTTTTCATTGTATTACTTATTCGGCGTAAGACTGTGTGGTCTGAAAATGAAAGTAAGCCCTACTGATCCTACGTATATAATACTCTTTTCCTATTACATGTATCATCTTGTGTCATTCTATCGTATTTCATGTAACTTGTATGTTTTCACTTTTCTTACTACCCCTTTAATTGTAGATAGTACCGTCCATATAATGCTCCGGACTGCTTTCTTGGTGTGGATTAGGTACTTTTGATGGACAATTGGGCTGTCCAATCAGAAAATACTTTAAGCTTAGCAACAGCAAAATTATCCTCTTGTCCAATCAAATAAGAGAGGGGTGGACCCTATCGTGCTCAAGTCTCTACCATTTGATTGGTTAACATACTCATCAGTTATGGTGGACTTGTGGACTATGTAGTTCAATGCGGAGGCCTCTGACCGTGCTTCATCGAAATGAAAACCACATGTCCCACAATCCAACGGGTGTTACAAACAGCTGCATCCGCACGACTAGAGGCGGAGCTCCTATATAAACACGAGCTCCCTCTTCTTTAGTATCACACTGGACACTGTTGTGACGGCGAAACGTCGTCTCCCGGTGAACGATAGTCCTGACAGCAGCGAAACAGTTAATGGTAGTTAGCGACAGTTGCTCTGACAAACCCTTTGAGGAGTAACAAGTGTTTACTGTCCAGAAGTTTACTTTTATTCTGCGAgagtttgtttttacattttaactTTCTTTAGTGATTTCTGGAATAcgtatattttgtttaaatttagTTTGACGTATTTCAACGAACTTTAAAGCTCAGTTTTGAGAACGAGAACACCATCCAAAATGTGCTAGAGCGGATCCATCGGAGCGGAACCTCAGGATGACGGAGCCGATGGAGCAGACCCATCACCTGAAAACTTCAGGCAGTCCATCAGGTGGGAGCAGCGTAGACGCGTTGGAGCATCTCCCAGACAGAAGCCGTGCTAGACCAGAGAAcggcagcagggggcgccagagagaccagaagcaCTGTGGAGACATCCACACAGACAAGTTGTGGCAGAGGAAAGGCGGACCGAGGGGGGTGTGCCCTGCCTTAGCAGCCGGAAACGTGCTTCCAAAGTCCCCGATTGCAGCTCAGCCTCACCAAAAGCCCGGTGTTAATGTGGGGCATGTCGGGGACAACAACCCACTGGAGAAAAACGGCGAAGACAGACCGCTGGAGGAGACTTTGAACCAGGCGCAGGAGGACAGTCACATCGACTCCGACACCGGCTTCGATGCGCGCCTGGGCAAGAAGCGACACCGGCGCAGGACCTCCAAGAAGAAGCGCAGCTGGAAGCCTTATTACAAACTGAACTGGGATGAAAGGAAAGcgctggaggagaaggagacggcCCGGGCTTCCCGGTTGAGAGAGGAGATGTTCGCCAAAGGGCTCCCGGTGGCCCCGTATAACACCACCCAGTTCCTGATGGACGAGCACGACCGAGAGGAGCCCGACCTCAAGACCGAGACCGGCGTCAGGAggccctcgggggtcggcaTCCGCATGGAGGACACCGGCAGCGAGGAGGACCTGTTCGACAACatcgaggaggacgacgacgaccaCGGCAGCGGCGGAGGCAGCGACGGCATCGGGAGACCCGGGAACGCAGGTGGGGAGTTTCTCCAGAGAGACTTTTCTGAGACCTACGAGATGTACCACATCGAGAGCCTGCAGAATATGACCAAGCAGGAGCTGGTGCAGGAGTACCTGGAGCTGGAGAAGTGCATGTcccggctggaggaggagaacaaccgGCTGCAGCGCGCCGCGGAGCCCGCGGGTCAGACGGTGGAGAGCTCCCTGGTCCGGCTCCaagagctggagctggagagacTGAGGGCCCAGAAcacggagctgctgctgcagaaccAGCTGCGCGATGACAGGGGCCAAGTCGACACCAATTAAAGGACACAATTCACCTTTTCAAAAAGGTAAACTATGGgactattaaaaaataaaaaagtccggtttttcttcttcctgtaaTCAGTTTGTCTTTTGGACGGATAGTCTGTTGCATTGCAATACTTTCCGTTTCTTTTCTATTCGGACTGTAAGGAAgtccagtttgtttgttttttccaagAAGACAtgtaaatatttcaaaaataagaTTCTTTTTATAAAGAGAATGTATTTGACAACACgatcatattttgtttgttccAACTAATATGCTGTTCCGTTTTTCTGAATTTAAAAATCGTATATGTTGCAATTTCCTcccaacaaaaataaatgactTGCAGCTAATTGGGTCAGCTTTCAAACACTGTTTTACAGAAGTAATTCCAGAGTGAATATTTTACCAGTTGTGTGTTAACAAAGTTCAAATAAATTTTTTGAAATTGTGTTG
Coding sequences:
- the hexim1 gene encoding protein HEXIM1, which encodes MTEPMEQTHHLKTSGSPSGGSSVDALEHLPDRSRARPENGSRGRQRDQKHCGDIHTDKLWQRKGGPRGVCPALAAGNVLPKSPIAAQPHQKPGVNVGHVGDNNPLEKNGEDRPLEETLNQAQEDSHIDSDTGFDARLGKKRHRRRTSKKKRSWKPYYKLNWDERKALEEKETARASRLREEMFAKGLPVAPYNTTQFLMDEHDREEPDLKTETGVRRPSGVGIRMEDTGSEEDLFDNIEEDDDDHGSGGGSDGIGRPGNAGGEFLQRDFSETYEMYHIESLQNMTKQELVQEYLELEKCMSRLEEENNRLQRAAEPAGQTVESSLVRLQELELERLRAQNTELLLQNQLRDDRGQVDTN